In Streptomyces sp. NBC_00414, a single window of DNA contains:
- a CDS encoding sensor histidine kinase, which produces MRRSKNGPEPSARGNFTPPPRGAAPAHVPGSEPTAAPPPSGGRFSPRNWRVPTRLNAILLIPVVVGLVMGGFQVKSSIDTWQEAEDAQNTARLVRAALTYGDKLYSERDITAAPLLEGKGAKDATVVKARRETDAAAVAFNEAAKSMPAKPGLERRLGIFRKQEPKLAALRAAAYTSKLKGVETEEGYVNIQHPLMEFANELGLGTGNITSYGRTVYAISLSKAALSLQRSIGTHLLIKPGPSDESLAKQRVALTSYAYLEGIAIEEYIGGGTDSDAAKLEQAKKQIQTDGAAQAKEAAEAAQAAGRTYVPPPSGETAMVSGIGGLTTTDAGARVALADKGITAQNWWAVNTAKYNAYRTIEADLGDKAVSEASTIASDAKRDAFITGAAVVIALLAAFILAGMVARQMSRAMRQLRNAAFGVAEQRLPMLVDQLSRTDPGRVDTRVQPIPINTTDEIGEVARAFDQVHREAVRLAAEQALLRGNINAIFTNLSRRNQSLIEGQLTLITDLENNEADPDQLENLFRLDHLATRMRRNGENLLVLAGEEPGRRWDQPVPLVDVLRAASSEVEQYERIELSGVPEAEIHGRAVTDLVHLLAELLENATTFSSPQTKVRVTATRLPDGRIMVEIHDKGIGLTAEDFADINHKLANPPTVDAAISQRMGLFVVGRLSDRHGIRVQLRPSGEQAGTTSLVMLPDAITHGGGGDYQVQRDDFTVSQIIPEHEQPQQQPPFQGEEFQSPQTPLRTAAELGFDDSRYNPEVPDDIRELDPVGRSLMREERRAALEAQTQGPEGEAPSFQGEFDPQQAYDNGGQGYENGQAAFDNGAAPYAETPAYDPETPQTPYEEQQQTSYDETYFPPVGGYPEPAYAEQAQDEHLPVQAAGQDTFSPYQEQSYQDDWPQQESYQNGYPAEYAPEAESPQNAEAAAQDRVGFDAPGPVPSSAPELTDAGLPRRGTTEAGLPRRGATAVGKQSTGQESSPAPFANNDTNGNSGNGTGGKGDWRSNNDQMWHRAEALKQPKAGGVTSSGLPRRVPKANLVEGTAESTPQGGPQVSRAPEDVRGRLSNLRRGVQRGRDATSDTNGQGFGSDSTYNQER; this is translated from the coding sequence GTGAGGCGAAGCAAGAACGGTCCCGAGCCGTCGGCACGGGGCAACTTCACCCCGCCGCCGCGCGGAGCGGCTCCCGCACATGTGCCCGGCTCGGAGCCGACGGCCGCACCCCCGCCCAGCGGGGGCCGTTTCTCTCCGCGCAACTGGCGAGTACCGACCAGGCTGAACGCGATCCTGCTCATACCCGTGGTGGTCGGCCTCGTCATGGGCGGCTTCCAGGTGAAGAGTTCGATCGACACCTGGCAGGAGGCCGAGGACGCGCAGAACACCGCGCGCCTGGTCCGCGCCGCCCTGACCTACGGCGACAAGCTGTACTCCGAGCGTGACATCACGGCCGCTCCCCTCCTGGAGGGGAAGGGCGCGAAGGACGCGACCGTCGTCAAGGCCCGTCGTGAGACGGACGCCGCGGCCGTCGCCTTCAACGAGGCCGCGAAGAGCATGCCGGCCAAGCCCGGTCTCGAACGCCGCCTCGGAATCTTCCGCAAGCAGGAGCCCAAGCTCGCCGCGCTGCGCGCGGCCGCCTACACCTCGAAGCTCAAGGGTGTGGAGACCGAAGAGGGCTACGTCAACATCCAGCACCCGCTGATGGAGTTCGCCAACGAACTCGGTCTGGGCACCGGAAACATCACCAGCTACGGCCGTACGGTCTACGCGATCTCCCTCTCCAAGGCCGCTCTCTCGCTCCAGCGCTCCATCGGCACGCATCTGCTGATCAAGCCGGGGCCGTCCGACGAGAGCCTGGCCAAGCAGCGCGTCGCGCTCACCTCGTACGCCTACCTCGAAGGCATCGCCATCGAGGAGTACATCGGCGGTGGTACCGACAGCGACGCCGCCAAGCTGGAGCAGGCCAAGAAGCAGATCCAGACCGACGGCGCGGCCCAGGCCAAGGAGGCCGCGGAGGCCGCCCAGGCCGCCGGGCGGACCTATGTCCCGCCGCCGTCCGGCGAGACCGCCATGGTCAGCGGTATCGGCGGCCTCACGACGACGGACGCCGGCGCCCGCGTCGCGCTCGCCGACAAGGGCATCACGGCCCAGAACTGGTGGGCGGTCAACACCGCCAAGTACAACGCCTACCGCACCATCGAGGCGGACCTCGGGGACAAGGCCGTGAGCGAGGCCTCGACCATCGCCTCCGACGCCAAGCGGGACGCCTTCATCACCGGTGCCGCCGTCGTCATCGCGCTGCTCGCCGCGTTCATCCTGGCCGGCATGGTGGCCCGCCAGATGAGCCGCGCGATGCGCCAGCTGCGCAACGCCGCCTTCGGTGTGGCCGAGCAGCGCCTGCCGATGCTGGTCGACCAGCTCTCGCGCACCGACCCGGGCCGGGTGGACACCCGCGTCCAGCCCATCCCGATCAACACCACGGACGAGATCGGCGAGGTCGCCCGTGCCTTCGACCAGGTCCACCGCGAGGCCGTACGACTGGCCGCCGAGCAGGCCCTCCTGCGAGGCAACATCAACGCGATCTTCACCAACCTGTCGCGCCGCAACCAGTCCCTGATCGAGGGCCAGCTGACCCTCATCACCGACCTGGAGAACAACGAGGCCGACCCGGACCAGCTGGAGAACCTCTTCCGCCTGGACCACCTGGCCACCCGTATGCGCCGCAACGGCGAGAACCTCCTGGTCCTCGCCGGTGAGGAGCCGGGCCGCCGCTGGGACCAGCCGGTCCCGCTGGTCGACGTGCTGCGCGCCGCCTCCTCCGAGGTGGAGCAGTACGAGCGCATCGAGCTGTCCGGTGTCCCGGAGGCCGAGATCCACGGCCGCGCCGTGACCGACCTCGTGCACCTGCTCGCCGAGCTCCTTGAGAACGCCACCACGTTCTCCTCCCCGCAGACCAAGGTCCGCGTCACCGCGACCCGGCTGCCGGACGGCCGCATCATGGTCGAGATCCACGACAAGGGCATCGGCCTCACCGCCGAGGACTTCGCGGACATCAACCACAAGCTGGCCAACCCGCCGACCGTGGACGCCGCGATCTCGCAGCGCATGGGCCTCTTCGTGGTCGGCCGGCTGTCCGACCGGCACGGCATCCGCGTCCAGCTGCGCCCCTCGGGCGAGCAGGCCGGCACGACCTCGCTCGTCATGCTCCCCGACGCGATCACCCACGGTGGCGGCGGCGACTACCAGGTGCAGCGCGACGACTTCACGGTCTCGCAGATCATCCCGGAGCACGAGCAGCCGCAGCAGCAGCCGCCGTTCCAGGGCGAGGAGTTCCAGAGCCCCCAGACGCCCCTGCGCACGGCCGCCGAACTGGGCTTCGACGACAGCCGCTACAACCCCGAGGTCCCGGACGACATACGCGAGCTGGACCCGGTGGGCCGCTCCCTCATGCGTGAGGAGCGCCGCGCGGCCCTGGAGGCCCAGACGCAGGGCCCCGAGGGCGAGGCGCCGTCCTTCCAGGGCGAGTTCGACCCCCAGCAGGCCTACGACAACGGCGGCCAGGGCTACGAGAACGGGCAGGCCGCGTTCGACAACGGCGCGGCCCCGTACGCCGAGACGCCCGCGTACGACCCGGAGACCCCGCAGACTCCGTACGAGGAGCAGCAGCAGACGTCGTACGACGAGACGTACTTCCCGCCGGTCGGCGGGTACCCGGAACCCGCCTATGCGGAGCAGGCACAGGACGAGCACCTGCCCGTCCAGGCGGCCGGGCAGGACACGTTCTCGCCCTACCAGGAGCAGTCCTACCAGGACGACTGGCCGCAGCAGGAGTCGTACCAGAACGGCTATCCGGCCGAGTACGCTCCCGAAGCGGAGTCCCCGCAGAACGCTGAGGCGGCGGCGCAGGACCGCGTAGGCTTCGATGCTCCGGGACCGGTCCCCTCCAGCGCCCCCGAGCTGACCGACGCGGGACTTCCGCGCCGCGGCACCACCGAAGCCGGACTTCCCCGCCGCGGAGCCACCGCGGTCGGCAAGCAGTCCACGGGCCAGGAGTCGTCGCCGGCTCCCTTCGCCAACAACGACACCAACGGAAACAGCGGCAACGGCACCGGCGGCAAGGGCGACTGGCGGTCGAACAACGACCAGATGTGGCACCGCGCCGAAGCGCTGAAGCAGCCCAAGGCGGGCGGGGTCACCTCCTCCGGCCTGCCACGGCGGGTACCCAAGGCCAACCTGGTCGAGGGCACCGCGGAATCGACCCCACAGGGCGGCCCCCAGGTCTCCCGCGCTCCCGAGGACGTCCGGGGCAGGCTGAGCAACCTGCGACGGGGCGTACAGCGGGGACGTGATGCAACCAGCGATACGAACGGTCAGGGCTTCGGCTCTGACAGCACCTACAACCAGGAGCGTTAG
- a CDS encoding roadblock/LC7 domain-containing protein, protein MSQAAQNLNWLITNFVDNTPGVSHTVVVSADGLLLAMSEGFPRDRADQLAAVASGLTSLTAGASRIFEGGSVNQTVVEMERGFLFIMSISDGSSLAVLAHPEADIGLVGYEMALLVDRAGTVLTPDLRAELQGSLLN, encoded by the coding sequence ATGAGCCAGGCGGCACAGAACCTGAACTGGTTGATCACCAACTTCGTGGACAACACCCCCGGGGTGTCCCACACCGTGGTGGTCTCCGCCGACGGACTCCTTCTGGCGATGTCCGAAGGGTTCCCGCGTGACCGTGCCGACCAGTTGGCGGCCGTCGCGTCGGGCCTGACCTCACTGACCGCGGGCGCGTCCCGCATCTTCGAGGGCGGGAGCGTGAATCAGACGGTTGTGGAGATGGAGCGGGGATTCCTGTTCATCATGTCCATTTCCGACGGATCCTCCCTCGCCGTTCTCGCACATCCGGAAGCGGACATCGGTCTCGTTGGGTACGAGATGGCCCTTCTGGTCGATCGTGCCGGTACGGTCCTCACGCCGGATCTGCGTGCTGAGCTTCAGGGGAGCCTTCTCAACTAG
- a CDS encoding DUF742 domain-containing protein, with protein MATPPGGSSSGNWSYGPGQGQGGDGSPNRYNFPSAPSPRRQQPYSPQGPGPSPYDQPSAPRIQPVQPQRRSPEPSPAGSASNPLVRPYAMTGGRTRPRYQLAIEALVHTTAQPHQMQGQLPEHQRICNLCREIKSVAEISALLTIPLGVARILVADLAEAGLVAIHQPGGDENAGGQPDVTLLERVLSGLRKL; from the coding sequence GTGGCAACACCCCCAGGCGGTTCGTCTTCGGGCAACTGGTCCTACGGCCCCGGCCAGGGCCAGGGCGGCGACGGTTCGCCGAACCGGTACAACTTCCCCTCCGCACCGAGCCCGCGACGCCAGCAGCCGTACTCTCCCCAGGGTCCGGGTCCTTCACCGTACGACCAGCCGTCGGCGCCGCGCATCCAGCCCGTGCAGCCGCAACGGCGCTCGCCCGAACCGTCCCCCGCGGGAAGCGCCAGCAATCCGCTGGTACGCCCCTACGCCATGACGGGCGGCCGTACCAGGCCGCGATACCAGCTCGCCATCGAGGCGCTGGTGCACACCACCGCGCAGCCGCACCAGATGCAGGGGCAGCTGCCCGAGCATCAGCGCATCTGCAACCTCTGCCGGGAGATCAAGTCGGTGGCCGAAATCTCGGCCCTGCTGACGATCCCTCTCGGTGTGGCCAGGATCCTCGTCGCCGACTTGGCGGAAGCGGGCCTGGTCGCCATTCATCAGCCCGGCGGCGACGAGAACGCCGGCGGTCAGCCAGACGTGACTTTGCTCGAAAGGGTGCTCAGTGGACTTCGCAAGCTCTAG
- a CDS encoding GTP-binding protein has product MDFASSSGGPSRSTTSAKIVVAGGFGVGKTTFVGAVSEINPLRTEAVMTSASAGIDDLTHTGDKTTTTVAMDFGRITLDQDLILYLFGTPGQDRFWFMWDDLVRGAIGAIVLVDTRRLADCFPAVDYFENSGLPFVIALNGFDGSQPYNPDEVREALQIGPDTPIITTDARHRADAKSALITLVEHALMARLR; this is encoded by the coding sequence GTGGACTTCGCAAGCTCTAGCGGAGGGCCTTCCCGCTCCACCACGTCCGCGAAGATCGTGGTGGCGGGCGGCTTCGGCGTGGGCAAGACCACGTTCGTCGGGGCCGTCTCGGAGATCAACCCGCTGCGCACGGAGGCCGTGATGACGTCCGCTTCGGCGGGCATCGACGACCTCACCCACACCGGGGACAAGACCACCACCACGGTGGCCATGGACTTCGGCCGTATCACCCTGGACCAGGACCTGATCCTGTACCTCTTCGGTACACCCGGTCAGGACCGCTTCTGGTTCATGTGGGACGACCTCGTACGCGGCGCGATCGGCGCGATCGTCCTCGTGGACACCCGCCGTCTCGCCGACTGCTTCCCGGCGGTCGACTACTTCGAGAACAGCGGACTGCCGTTCGTCATCGCCCTCAACGGCTTCGACGGCAGCCAGCCGTACAACCCGGACGAGGTCCGGGAGGCTTTGCAGATCGGCCCCGACACCCCGATCATCACGACGGACGCCCGCCACCGGGCGGACGCGAAGTCGGCGCTGATCACGCTGGTGGAGCACGCCTTGATGGCGCGCCTGCGCTAG
- a CDS encoding NACHT domain-containing protein: MSGAEVAALRLGTTVANTAAQMWLGGKRREQERRLSLDELVRVRVPGLRLQRSVSRQFEEMADAAAARMEPFLVREFRGLDESGREAAINGVCDTFAAADLSDEAVLAADANPAELIRRITRTVPTPVGLNEAEEQFYRLLFTECCQYYVSIVRSLPVFEERALTELLERATSLGTDVARILERLPDRSLFAPEGTDQDAGFRRLYMDLVSNNLDEVELFRRTSDRAAARVRLSVAYVSLRTTGDGGTRRTGRRSSLLLRPDMSDWEEPGTESSGMRVEAALGGASRVLLRGEAGSGKTTLLRWLAITAARGAFTTELADWNGLTPVFVKLREYSGRPLPKKPEELLDGVAGTITGVMPKAWVERQLADGKVLLLVDGVDELQGKERRSVREWLRRLLGTYGDIRVVVTSRPTAASVDWLRSEDFTTLHLDRMTPPDLAAFVRRWHQAVRELGDDLPCAVDELPRYEQSLLNSLKDRPHLPSLAGTPLLAAMLCAMHLNRGSQLPRDRMELYKNALDTLVHDRDTERNVPSAVDSKLSLGDKLVILRDLAWRLSDNNRSEISVEQAAVHVGRKLTAMRHLDVQDSRAVLGQLLERSGLLRDPAQGRLDFVHRTFQEYLAAEEAAEEDRIGNLVERAHLDLWRETIIMAAGHANTRQQEELLGGILDRAEREPRHARVLRLLAAGCQETLPSISDELAKRLDEAVSALLPARRETDPPALAAVGTSLLRRLPRSLTELTEKAAVQTVRTVALIGGEEALSLLAGYVDDKREDTLAELIRAWAYFDADAYADRVLASLPLKGRVVSLTHGGQRVAATRLPSITNLSIDYPLAELAAVEQFPHLDRLWVESLTSEGDISVLAVHPELRDLTIMGWQGQLQRLETLENLQNLTHLRLGLGGTAHIEGLRLGQAVSGISLFGVSETTDLRMLHGYSGISYLYLSGHSTCTLHARIGLATMSGLESLTFSRFDLSTWLTVSKRLPSSLQQLTVRNCIMSGDAAALNGLDSLESVEIAHCRTPDDQPITALYLPGVDVSIS, translated from the coding sequence ATGAGCGGCGCAGAGGTGGCGGCATTACGGCTGGGAACGACCGTGGCGAACACGGCGGCCCAGATGTGGCTGGGCGGCAAGCGGCGGGAACAGGAGCGTCGGCTGTCCCTGGATGAGCTGGTACGGGTGCGAGTGCCCGGCTTGCGGCTCCAGCGCAGTGTCAGCAGACAGTTCGAGGAGATGGCAGACGCGGCGGCCGCTCGCATGGAGCCTTTCCTGGTCCGCGAGTTCCGGGGGCTGGACGAGAGCGGCCGGGAAGCGGCGATCAACGGGGTGTGCGACACCTTCGCAGCGGCGGACCTGTCGGACGAGGCAGTCCTCGCCGCCGACGCCAACCCGGCGGAACTGATCCGCCGGATCACCCGGACGGTGCCGACACCGGTCGGCCTCAACGAGGCGGAGGAGCAGTTCTACCGGCTGCTCTTCACCGAATGCTGCCAGTACTACGTCAGCATCGTGCGGAGTCTGCCGGTGTTCGAGGAGAGGGCGCTCACCGAACTGCTGGAACGCGCCACGTCACTGGGCACCGATGTGGCGCGCATCCTGGAGCGACTGCCCGACCGTTCGTTGTTCGCACCAGAGGGCACCGACCAGGACGCGGGCTTCCGTCGTCTGTACATGGACCTGGTCAGCAACAACCTCGACGAGGTGGAGTTGTTCCGCCGCACGTCCGATCGCGCGGCGGCGCGGGTCCGGCTGTCTGTGGCGTACGTCAGTCTGCGGACCACGGGAGACGGCGGCACGCGCCGTACCGGCCGCCGCTCATCCCTTTTGCTCCGACCCGACATGAGCGACTGGGAGGAGCCCGGCACGGAGAGTTCGGGCATGCGGGTCGAGGCCGCGCTCGGCGGAGCGTCGCGGGTGTTGCTGCGAGGCGAAGCGGGTTCGGGCAAGACGACGCTGCTGCGATGGCTGGCCATCACGGCGGCACGCGGCGCCTTCACCACCGAACTGGCCGACTGGAACGGGCTCACACCCGTGTTCGTCAAGCTGCGCGAGTACAGCGGCCGTCCGCTGCCGAAGAAGCCCGAGGAGTTGCTGGACGGGGTCGCCGGAACCATCACCGGGGTCATGCCAAAAGCTTGGGTGGAGCGGCAGCTTGCCGACGGCAAGGTCCTGCTGCTGGTGGACGGCGTGGACGAGCTGCAGGGCAAGGAGCGACGCTCGGTACGGGAGTGGCTGCGCAGGCTGCTCGGGACGTACGGCGATATTCGGGTCGTGGTCACCTCGCGCCCGACCGCGGCCAGCGTGGACTGGCTGCGGTCGGAGGACTTCACGACCCTCCACCTCGACCGTATGACACCACCGGACCTGGCCGCCTTCGTACGGCGATGGCACCAGGCCGTACGCGAGCTGGGCGACGACCTGCCCTGCGCCGTGGACGAACTCCCCCGCTACGAGCAGTCCCTGCTGAACAGCCTCAAGGACCGGCCGCACCTCCCCTCCCTTGCGGGCACCCCGTTGCTCGCGGCCATGCTCTGCGCCATGCATCTGAACCGTGGCAGTCAGCTCCCGCGCGACCGGATGGAGCTGTACAAGAACGCTCTGGACACGCTCGTCCACGACCGTGACACGGAACGCAACGTCCCGAGCGCCGTCGACAGCAAGCTCAGTCTCGGCGACAAGCTGGTCATACTCCGGGATCTGGCCTGGCGGCTGTCGGACAACAACCGCAGCGAGATCAGCGTGGAGCAGGCCGCTGTCCACGTCGGCAGAAAGCTCACGGCGATGAGGCACCTGGACGTCCAGGACAGCCGTGCGGTCCTCGGGCAGCTTCTGGAGCGCTCCGGGCTACTCCGCGACCCCGCGCAGGGGCGCCTGGACTTCGTGCACCGGACGTTCCAGGAGTACCTGGCCGCTGAGGAGGCCGCGGAGGAGGACCGCATAGGCAACCTTGTCGAGCGTGCTCATCTCGACCTGTGGCGCGAGACGATCATCATGGCCGCCGGCCACGCCAACACCCGCCAGCAGGAGGAACTCCTGGGCGGCATCCTCGACCGGGCAGAGCGGGAACCCCGGCACGCGCGAGTATTGCGGCTGCTGGCGGCTGGCTGCCAGGAAACGCTGCCGTCGATCTCGGACGAGTTGGCCAAGCGCCTGGACGAGGCGGTGTCGGCGCTGCTGCCGGCTCGGCGGGAGACCGACCCGCCCGCACTCGCGGCGGTGGGGACGAGCCTCCTGCGAAGGCTGCCTCGCTCGCTGACGGAGCTGACGGAGAAGGCCGCGGTGCAGACTGTGCGGACGGTGGCGCTGATCGGGGGTGAGGAGGCGTTGTCGCTGCTGGCGGGGTATGTGGATGACAAACGCGAGGACACTCTCGCCGAACTCATCAGGGCTTGGGCATACTTCGATGCGGACGCCTATGCGGACCGGGTCCTGGCATCACTACCACTTAAGGGACGCGTCGTCAGCCTCACGCACGGCGGCCAGCGGGTAGCCGCGACTCGACTGCCTTCGATCACCAACCTGTCGATTGATTATCCGCTCGCAGAGCTCGCCGCCGTGGAACAGTTCCCACACCTTGATCGCCTCTGGGTGGAATCCCTCACCAGCGAGGGTGACATCTCGGTCCTCGCGGTTCATCCAGAACTGCGCGACCTCACGATTATGGGGTGGCAAGGACAGCTGCAGCGCCTCGAAACGTTGGAGAATCTGCAGAATCTTACGCACCTGCGTCTCGGACTCGGTGGTACGGCGCACATCGAAGGTCTACGACTTGGCCAAGCCGTGTCAGGCATCAGCTTGTTCGGGGTGAGCGAAACCACCGATCTAAGGATGTTGCACGGCTACTCCGGCATCTCGTACCTCTACCTGTCCGGCCACAGCACCTGCACGCTGCACGCCCGTATCGGACTAGCCACCATGTCCGGACTTGAGAGCTTAACGTTCAGCCGCTTCGACTTGAGCACCTGGCTGACGGTGAGTAAGCGCCTACCCTCTTCGCTGCAACAACTCACCGTTCGTAACTGCATCATGTCCGGCGACGCTGCCGCACTCAACGGTCTCGACTCCCTGGAGTCGGTCGAGATCGCCCATTGCCGCACCCCCGACGATCAGCCCATCACCGCTCTATATCTGCCAGGCGTGGACGTCAGCATCAGCTGA
- a CDS encoding ATP-binding protein has protein sequence MNTEQNHPGPASSLLPALDPLSGTPHPPPLPFTAPWCYELHFPRDPRGPGIARVTLRAVLDAHGLTPLVDRAELLASELATNSVRHTQGPASVRLQWLCPVLRVSVWDMSPDLPPAPGSRRTDIAAHAEAGRGLLILDTVADRWGGCAIGEGKFGPGGKTIWFELSLPAAPPPVGSTLAA, from the coding sequence ATGAACACCGAACAGAACCACCCCGGCCCGGCCTCCTCTCTCCTCCCCGCCCTCGACCCACTGTCAGGGACCCCGCACCCACCGCCGCTGCCCTTCACGGCTCCGTGGTGCTACGAGCTGCACTTCCCCCGTGACCCCAGAGGGCCAGGGATCGCCCGAGTCACCCTCCGGGCAGTCCTCGACGCCCACGGCCTCACCCCGCTCGTGGACCGCGCGGAGCTGCTCGCCTCGGAGCTGGCGACCAACTCCGTCCGGCACACGCAGGGCCCCGCATCTGTACGGCTCCAGTGGCTGTGCCCCGTACTGCGGGTCAGCGTCTGGGACATGAGCCCGGACCTGCCTCCGGCACCGGGCTCCCGGCGGACGGACATCGCGGCGCACGCGGAGGCCGGACGCGGGCTGCTCATCCTCGACACGGTGGCCGACCGGTGGGGCGGATGCGCCATAGGAGAAGGAAAGTTCGGGCCGGGCGGTAAGACGATCTGGTTCGAGCTGAGCCTGCCTGCTGCGCCGCCGCCGGTGGGCTCCACGCTCGCTGCTTGA
- a CDS encoding helix-turn-helix domain-containing protein — MAPRQAPTILQRRFGTELRRLREATGMSAPTAAEHLGTDRTVISNVEAGRFGISEERLRRLVSIYECDDLALVDALVELTGGRKSGWWEEYRGKIPPSFLDVSALENYATRLRTVQIAHLPGLFHTEDHARAIFELPAPPLPRLEVELRVAHRIARQAVVTGDHPIPYTGVIHEAAVRMQLGGRGVARAQLQYLLEAGDRPNVTLRVIPFAAGGFPLLGDSSVMYAEAPNSHLDTVQMDSPAGAVFIDSPAQLANFRTRLDLVEQVALTPSKSRDFIRTVAKEL, encoded by the coding sequence ATGGCACCGCGACAGGCACCAACCATCCTTCAACGCCGCTTCGGCACCGAGCTGCGGCGGCTCCGCGAAGCGACGGGCATGTCCGCCCCGACGGCGGCGGAGCACCTCGGTACCGACCGCACAGTCATCTCCAATGTAGAGGCGGGCCGGTTCGGCATCAGCGAAGAACGCCTTCGACGGCTCGTCAGCATCTACGAGTGTGATGACCTCGCGCTCGTAGATGCTCTGGTCGAACTGACCGGCGGACGCAAGTCCGGTTGGTGGGAGGAGTACCGAGGCAAGATTCCGCCGAGCTTCCTCGATGTCTCCGCGCTCGAAAACTACGCCACGCGCCTGCGTACGGTTCAAATCGCCCATCTGCCGGGCCTGTTCCACACCGAGGACCACGCACGCGCCATCTTCGAGCTTCCGGCGCCACCCCTGCCGCGTCTGGAGGTCGAGCTACGAGTCGCGCACCGCATCGCCCGTCAGGCGGTGGTTACCGGAGACCACCCGATCCCCTACACGGGCGTGATTCACGAGGCCGCGGTCAGAATGCAGCTCGGAGGACGCGGCGTTGCCCGTGCGCAGCTGCAGTACCTTCTTGAAGCCGGCGACCGGCCGAACGTCACGCTGCGGGTGATTCCGTTCGCGGCCGGGGGCTTCCCGCTGCTCGGTGACTCGTCCGTCATGTACGCCGAGGCTCCGAACAGCCACCTGGACACTGTGCAGATGGACTCGCCCGCAGGAGCCGTCTTCATCGACTCCCCCGCACAGCTCGCCAACTTCCGAACACGACTGGACTTGGTCGAACAGGTGGCGTTGACTCCCTCCAAGTCGAGGGATTTCATCCGCACCGTCGCCAAAGAGCTGTAA
- a CDS encoding DUF397 domain-containing protein encodes MSGLNWVKSSFSDEGGNNCVEVAVTEDGAALRESDEPGRILALPREGLSALLVAIKQTPSP; translated from the coding sequence GTGTCCGGCCTGAACTGGGTCAAGTCCTCGTTCTCCGACGAGGGGGGCAACAACTGCGTCGAGGTCGCCGTCACCGAAGACGGCGCGGCCCTCCGCGAGAGTGACGAGCCCGGTCGAATACTGGCCCTGCCGCGTGAGGGGCTCTCCGCGCTGCTCGTGGCCATCAAGCAGACCCCCTCCCCCTGA
- a CDS encoding acyl-CoA carboxylase subunit epsilon: MDIPDIRVEKGHAGPEELAAVTAILLARAAAAPTDAAPAHRGRAKAGWRRLERTPGFRAPHSWQG; this comes from the coding sequence ATGGACATTCCTGATATCCGCGTCGAGAAGGGCCACGCCGGCCCCGAGGAACTGGCCGCGGTGACGGCGATCCTCCTGGCCCGCGCGGCCGCCGCCCCGACGGACGCCGCCCCGGCCCACCGAGGCCGCGCAAAGGCAGGCTGGCGCCGCCTGGAGCGCACCCCGGGCTTCCGCGCCCCGCACTCCTGGCAGGGCTGA